One Hyphomonadaceae bacterium BL14 genomic window, ACCTGCGCCTCGCCCAGCGCCTGGATCCATCATTCGCACGCAATACCCTGGCCGTGGCGGACGCGCTGCAATCGCTGGGGCTCGCGCCAGCGGCCCGGCGCGCTTATGGCAGGATTTATGCGGGTCCGTTCGCCGAACGCGCGGAGATTTCAGCCGCCTGGCTCGACTTTGAAGCGGGCCGCACACAGGCGGCGCTGGAACGGGCCCGCGCCCTGGGCGGATCATCGGCCTCGCCGGGATTGCGTATGCTGCTGGCCAATCTCCTGCAGGCCTCAGGCGATTGCGCAGCTGCGGAAGCCCTTTACATCTCGCTGATCGATGAAGCCGAGGCCGCAGGCGAAACCGCCGACTGGCGTCATGCCTATTTTGCGGGCAGTTGCAGGCTGTCGCGGGCCGGATGGGACGCAGCTGCGCCCCTGATGCTGCGAGCGCTGGAACTGGCGCCCGACCAGCCCGCCGTGCTCAATGATGTGGGATATTCCCTGATCGTGGAGGGCGGCGAGGTGGAGCGCGGACTGGATATGGTCCAGCGCGCCGCGACGCTGGAGCCGGAAAACCCGGCCTTTCTGGATTCGGTTGGCTGGGGGTTCTACCGCGCAGGTTACCCGGAAGAGGCCGTGGACTGGCTGGAGCGCGCCATAGAGCGGCAGCCGGGCAATCCGGTGATCACCTGGCATCTGGGCGATGTCTACGCTGCGACGGGCCGTGAGCTGGAGGCAGGTTTCCATTGGCGCCGGGCGCTGGAGCTGGACCCGGATCCTGAGCTCGCAGCGCTGATCGAACGGCGTCTGTCGCTCGGCCTGGCTGCCGGACCGGTGGAGGCGTCATGAATCTGTCTCTGCGCGCCGGCGTGGAGCAATTTGCCCCCGCCAAGGTCAATCTGACGCTGCGAGTCGGGCGCGCCCGCGCTGACGGCTATCATCCTCTGGACTCCCTGGTGGTGTTCGCCGACTGGGGCGACACGCTTGTGGCCGAGCCTGCCGATGATCTGACCCTTGCCATCGAGGGGGATCGCGCCGGGGCGCTGCAGGACGAGCCGCACAATCTGGTGCTCAAGGCCGCCTGGGCGCTGCGGGCCGCCGCAGGACGGCGTGAGCTGGGCGCGCGCCTGACCCTGACCAAGCGCCTGCCCGTTGCGGCAGGGCTGGGGGGCGGGTCGTCGGATGCGGCGGCTGCGCTGCGCGCGCTCACGGCGCTCTGGGACCTTGATTTTTCGCTGCGCCAGCTGGCCGAGGTCGGTTCGGCTATCGGGGCGGACGTACCGGTGTGCGTGCATGCCCGCGCGGCGCGCATGAGCGGGATTGGTGAAGCGGTGACGCCGCTGGCCGCCTGGCCGTCCCTGCCTGCCCTAATCCTGCATCCGGGCGCGGCGCTGTCGACAGGACCGGTGTTCAAGGCCTTTGACGAGGCGGACCCAGTCCCGCTGGCCGAGGGCGCGGTGATGGCGGCGGGCGATCTGGAGGGCGCGCTGCGCCGCCTGTCCTCTGATGCCAATGATCTGGAGGCACCCGCCCGGCGGCTGTGCCCCGCGGTCAGCGAGGCTTTGGACCTGCTGGCGGACCTGCCCGGCGCGCGCCTGGCGCGAATGTCCGGCTCCGGGGCGAGCTGTTTTGCGATCTTTGAGACGCTGGATGCGGCGCGCGACAGC contains:
- a CDS encoding 4-(cytidine 5'-diphospho)-2-C-methyl-D-erythritol kinase, whose product is MNLSLRAGVEQFAPAKVNLTLRVGRARADGYHPLDSLVVFADWGDTLVAEPADDLTLAIEGDRAGALQDEPHNLVLKAAWALRAAAGRRELGARLTLTKRLPVAAGLGGGSSDAAAALRALTALWDLDFSLRQLAEVGSAIGADVPVCVHARAARMSGIGEAVTPLAAWPSLPALILHPGAALSTGPVFKAFDEADPVPLAEGAVMAAGDLEGALRRLSSDANDLEAPARRLCPAVSEALDLLADLPGARLARMSGSGASCFAIFETLDAARDSAALIQRARPDWTAAPVILAGAV